In one Aquabacterium sp. OR-4 genomic region, the following are encoded:
- a CDS encoding YdcH family protein — protein MTDDAPLDLNLHSPQRRMIELRMAHADLDALIDRTLADVTSLSPLDELTLRRLKKRRLALRDQIAQLEAQLDPPEPA, from the coding sequence ATGACCGATGACGCGCCGCTCGACCTCAATCTGCACTCGCCGCAGCGGCGAATGATCGAGCTGCGCATGGCCCACGCCGACCTCGACGCCCTGATCGACCGCACCCTGGCCGACGTGACCAGCCTCAGCCCGCTGGACGAGCTGACGCTGCGCCGGCTGAAAAAACGCCGGCTGGCCTTGCGCGACCAGATCGCCCAGCTCGAGGCGCAGCTCGATCCTCCCGAGCCGGCGTGA
- a CDS encoding PP2C family protein-serine/threonine phosphatase has protein sequence MPQAYRLSAATALHRGDRAYQQDQVEILRHERVPGCLLGVLADGMGGKSGGRKAADQVILTARQLFERHLPAKDDGGELLRQLVMEAHLMIKLTAITAEEEPHSTAVAFLLGPGLECAVAHAGDSRLYHFRGGELVTRTLDHSYVQRLIDEGKITEEQALTHPQGNLLTGCLGSPADPPTTLHHIDALQPGDALLACSDGLWHYFTPRELGAVVSQLPPREAAEMLVTRARQRAHGQGDNLSLALVRLESLG, from the coding sequence ATGCCCCAGGCCTATCGCCTTTCTGCTGCCACTGCCCTGCACCGTGGCGACCGCGCCTACCAGCAGGACCAGGTGGAGATCCTGCGCCACGAGCGTGTGCCCGGCTGCCTGCTGGGCGTGCTGGCCGACGGCATGGGCGGCAAGAGCGGCGGGCGCAAGGCGGCCGACCAGGTGATCCTCACCGCGCGCCAGCTGTTCGAGCGCCATCTGCCGGCCAAGGACGACGGTGGCGAGCTGCTGCGCCAGCTGGTGATGGAGGCGCACCTGATGATCAAGCTCACCGCCATCACCGCCGAAGAAGAACCGCACAGCACCGCGGTGGCCTTTTTGCTCGGCCCGGGGCTCGAATGCGCGGTGGCGCATGCCGGCGATTCGCGGCTGTACCACTTTCGCGGTGGCGAGCTGGTCACCCGCACGCTCGATCACTCGTACGTGCAGCGCCTGATCGACGAAGGCAAGATCACCGAAGAGCAGGCGCTCACCCACCCGCAGGGCAATCTGCTGACCGGCTGCCTGGGCAGCCCGGCCGATCCGCCCACCACGCTGCACCACATCGACGCGCTGCAGCCCGGTGACGCGCTGCTGGCCTGCAGCGACGGGCTGTGGCACTACTTCACGCCGCGCGAGCTGGGCGCCGTGGTGAGCCAGCTGCCGCCGCGTGAGGCCGCCGAGATGCTGGTGACCCGCGCCCGCCAGCGCGCCCACGGCCAGGGCGACAACCTGTCGCTGGCCCTGGTGCGCCTGGAGAGCCTGGGCTGA